Proteins from a single region of Desulfolutivibrio sulfoxidireducens:
- a CDS encoding secondary thiamine-phosphate synthase enzyme YjbQ, which translates to MKSYRRELWFNVPARRAFVNITDEVLDCLRESGIREGLCLVNAMHITASVFINDDESGLLHDYEVWLERLAPHEPVAQYRHNVGEDNADAHMKRQIMGREVVVAVTEGRLDFGTWERIFYGEFDGRRKKRVLVKIIGE; encoded by the coding sequence ATGAAAAGCTATCGCAGGGAACTGTGGTTCAACGTGCCCGCAAGGCGCGCCTTCGTGAACATCACCGACGAGGTTCTGGACTGCCTGCGCGAGTCCGGCATCCGCGAGGGCCTGTGCCTGGTCAACGCCATGCACATCACCGCCTCGGTGTTCATCAACGACGACGAATCCGGACTGCTCCACGACTACGAGGTCTGGCTGGAACGCCTCGCCCCGCATGAGCCCGTGGCCCAATACCGGCACAACGTGGGCGAGGACAACGCCGACGCGCACATGAAGCGCCAGATCATGGGCCGGGAGGTGGTGGTGGCCGTGACCGAGGGCCGCCTGGACTTCGGGACCTGGGAACGCATCTTCTACGGCGAATTCGACGGCAGACGCAAAAAGCGCGTTCTGGTCAAGATCATCGGGGAATAG